The Bacteroides ovatus genomic interval GTTTCAGGTAGGACCCAGGAATCATACAAATCCATTTGTTTTTCCATAGCATTTTATTTGTAACGCTACAAAATAATGGAATTAATGCTAAAGATTAGGAAAATCTGTGTTCAAGAAAGGACAAAATCTATTCTTTTTTCATGTTTCGAATGTTTTTAAAGTGTAACATTAGTCTCCTACAGTGTGATTTGAGTAGTTTTTTTCCTTTTTGAGCAATATTTATCCACTTTTTTTAAGATAGTACAATGTTTTTGGAGGTTCTAGCTTTTAACGATGAGATATTGCTCATTTCGGATAGCTTTTGTAACTTTGCAATACGAAAGCAATACAGATTTTACTATCGCAAAATATACTCCATATATTAAACCTAGGTACGTCACTCGAGAAGGGACTACTGTCCTTTATGTTCGATATAACTACAATCGAACTAAGCGTACGCTCATCTCTACCGGATACAGTATTAAACCGGAACACTGGGATTCTAAAAAGAGATGGATTAAGCGCGCTTGTCCAAACTATGATGAGATTGATGCCTGCCTGATTAGAATAACGTCTAAGCTTGGAGAAATCCTTACATATGCTAAGATTAACGGAATAAGTCCAACCGTAGATTTTGTTTTACTTGAATTAAAAAAGAATAGAGAATATGAGTTACGTCCTAATCGGGTAGATATATTTGACGCATTAGAAAGATATATTACAGAAAAGGCTCCTGTTGTTTCTGCAGACCAAATAAAAGACTACCGAACACTTCGCAAACATCTGATTGCTTTCAAAGAACATTCATCGCAACCAATTACTTTTCATAACCTGAATCTTATATTTTATAATGAATTCATGGACTATTTATTTTATAAGGTTATAAAGCCCGATGGGAGTGTTGGCTTACTCACTAATTCTGCAGGAAAAATTGTACGTTTGTTAAAAGGGTTTGTTAATTATCAAATAGATAAAGGAGTTATTCCTCCAATTGACTTGAAGCATTTTAAGGTCGTAGAAGAAGAAACTGATGCTATTTATTTAAGTGAAAAGGAACTTTCAACAATACACGAGTTAGACTTGTCAGATGATAAGCAATTGGAAGAGATTAGAGATGTTTTTATTACTGGGTGTTTTACAGGACTACGATATAGTGATCTCTCAACATTAAGTCCCGAACATATTGACTTAGATAATGAGATTATAAATCTCAAACAGAGAAAAGTGCATAAAGCTGTCATAATCCCTATGATCGATTATGTACCGGAAATACTCAAGAAGTACAACTATGATTTACCTAAAATTCCTAGATATATATTCAACGAAAGGGTTAAAGAATTAGGGCGAAGGGCAAAACTAAAACAGAAGATCGAAGTTGTTCGCAAGAAAGGGAAAGAACGGGAAAAGAGAGTCTATGAAAAATGGGAGATGATCTCTTCTCATACTTGCCGACGATCGTTTTGCACAAATATGTATTTATCCGGCTTTCCTGCCGGAGAACTTATGCGCATATCCGGGCATAAGAGTCCATCTGCATTCATGAGATATATAAAGGTGGATAATCTACAGGCTGCAAAAAGACTAAAAGAACTTCGAGCTAAACTTGCCAGGTAAAGATTGAAAGATTTTATCTTAGTTATTTCAAATTATGTTCCATTTTTCATGTATGCAGAAGAATTAAGATTCTATTGAATTGCTAAATAGAAAAAAGAAAGTCACATTTACATTATATATAGTAACCATTCTATTTTCCGCCTTGACATAAGTTGTTAGCCGCCATATCTTTGCGCCGTAACCTTTAACAAGAATGATTATGGCAAAAGAAAAAGTAAACTATCAGGAGGTATATGACCTCTACCAGTTATGCAGCGAGACCAAAGATCTTCGAGAGTTCTGTGCTGATTATGGTGTAAATTACGACAAGTTCATGAACTGGCAGCGTCACCAGTTGTGGAGTGAGAAGTTAGGCAAGACAGTCCAGGTTGAGCAGCCCAAGGTTGCCAAAGTCCAGATAACCGGGAAACCATGCAATAGTCCAACTGTGAAGTTGGACGTGAAACATCCTGAAGGTGAACCACCAATAAAATGGATCAAGTTACAGCTGGCGTCTGGCGCAACACTGTTCCTGAGAAACACCACCGTTCTTGATTTGAGCCTGTTGCTTAATAAAATGATAGGATGATATGCTTGGACTGAGTGCTAACCTTAACTATTACCTGTTTAACGGTAATGTTGATTTGCGGAAAGGCATTTTCCGTCTGTGTGAGAGTATAAGGGAAGAAATGTCCCTTGACCCGAGCGATGCGTCCAATGTATATATGTTCATGTCCCGGAACCGAAAGGTTGTGAAGATACTTCATTACGAACGCGGTTTTTATGTGCTTT includes:
- the tnpB gene encoding IS66 family insertion sequence element accessory protein TnpB (TnpB, as the term is used for proteins encoded by IS66 family insertion elements, is considered an accessory protein, since TnpC, encoded by a neighboring gene, is a DDE family transposase.) gives rise to the protein MLGLSANLNYYLFNGNVDLRKGIFRLCESIREEMSLDPSDASNVYMFMSRNRKVVKILHYERGFYVLYEKRPVMGKFKKPVFDEVSRCYRIQWSDMAYLTESIVVDKMYVSPKG
- a CDS encoding site-specific integrase, with amino-acid sequence MQYESNTDFTIAKYTPYIKPRYVTREGTTVLYVRYNYNRTKRTLISTGYSIKPEHWDSKKRWIKRACPNYDEIDACLIRITSKLGEILTYAKINGISPTVDFVLLELKKNREYELRPNRVDIFDALERYITEKAPVVSADQIKDYRTLRKHLIAFKEHSSQPITFHNLNLIFYNEFMDYLFYKVIKPDGSVGLLTNSAGKIVRLLKGFVNYQIDKGVIPPIDLKHFKVVEEETDAIYLSEKELSTIHELDLSDDKQLEEIRDVFITGCFTGLRYSDLSTLSPEHIDLDNEIINLKQRKVHKAVIIPMIDYVPEILKKYNYDLPKIPRYIFNERVKELGRRAKLKQKIEVVRKKGKEREKRVYEKWEMISSHTCRRSFCTNMYLSGFPAGELMRISGHKSPSAFMRYIKVDNLQAAKRLKELRAKLAR